CAGCCTATTGGCTATTGCGCTGTGCCTCGGCCTCAGCGGTTGCAGCACGGCCATCACCGCGACACGTGACACCCCCATCCAGGACGACAAGGGTACCCGCACCTTCGGCAGCAAGATTGATGACTCGCTGATCGAAACCAAAGTAGAAGTGAATGTTGCCAAGGCCGCCACGGACCTGGGCAATGGCGCATCGCGCATCGTCGTGACCAGCTTCAATGGCGTAGTGCTGCTCGCCGGCCAAACCCCACGTGCCGACCTCAAGGCCCAGGCCGAACAAGCCGCCGCGGCCGTGCAGCGGGTCAAGAAAGTGCATAACGAATTGCAGGTGATGGACCCGATCACATTGCTGGCCATCAGCAATGACGCACTGCTGACCACCAAGATCAAGGCGCAGATGCTGACCGACAACGCGATCCCTGGCTCGCGCATCAAAGTCGTCACCGACAACGGCATTGTGTACCTGATGGGCCTGCTGACCCAGGCCGAAGCCACCCGCGCCGCCAACCTGGTACAGGGTGTGTCGGGCGTGCAGAAAATTGTAAAAGTGTTCGAGTACATCGACTGATGTAAAGCCCTACGAAAAAGCCCCCTGCGCCTCAGGCGCCAGGGGGCTTTTTTTGTGCGTCGATTGACGCCTCAGACTTCGCTCACCAACACATCGGCAATGCGAATACTCAAGGCTGCACCGGTGAGCGTCGGGTTCACGCAGGACGAGGACGGCATCACGCTCGTGCCCGCAATAAACAGGTTGGCGTGGTCATGGCTGCGGCAATCGCGGTCCACCACCGAGTCCTTGGGATCATCGCCCATGATGGTCGTGCCCATGATGTGCTGACGGTTCTGGAATCCGACATCGGTGCTGAGGATGTCCGCATCCAGCAGCGTGGCGAACCGCTTGAAGTCCTCCAGCGCCTTCTCTTTACCGGCATGCCAGTAGTCAGGAACGCTGTAGTAGATCTCCGGCACCGGCAGGCCAATCGCGTCAAACTTGGTTTTGCTCGGCGTTACGCGGTTTTCCGGCAGCGGCAGGGTTTCGAAGTCCACCGCCCAGTTCAGCGAGCGCGCCGACTGCAAGCGGATCTGCTCATCCAGCTTGGAACCCAGCACCCCCTTGGCAATCAGGTTGGAGGTAATCTGCGACGTCGGGACCGTGTTGCGCACCTTGATCTTGTAGCCCGGGTAGTCCTTGCGGAATGCGCCGTCGCGGCTGTTCAGGTACACCAGCAGTTGCGTGGGGCCTTCGCCCGGCCACATGTCTTCCTTGGTCATGACGTTCATGCTGATGCCGGTGTGGTCCATCAGGTTTCGACCGACCTGGTCCGACGAGTTGGCAATGCCGTTGGGGTATTTGTCGGACGTGGACATCAGCAGCAGCTTGGGCGACTCGATGCCGTAGGCGGCCAGCACAAAATAACGCGCCGTCAGCTTGTGGGTCGATTTGTCAGGGCGCATGTACCAGATTGCGGTGATCTTGCCGTCGTCCCCCGCCTCGATTTTGTACACCACCGAGTTTTCCAGGACCTTGGCGCCATGACGCTCCGCCTCGTCGATATGCATCGAGCCGTCGTACTTGGCGGCAATCGGGCACACCGGGTTGCAATTGTTATTGCCGGCGCACGGCGGTCGCTTGCCGTAAGGGCGGGTGGCGCGACCATTGGGCTCAAGGATCGGGTTATAGCCGCCCTTGCCGAGCATCTCCGAAAGCCGGGTGAACATATAGCTGGGCTTGAGCCCTTCCATGGGGTACGGAATCGAACGCGGCGGGAAAGCATCACCGCCCTGCCCGCTTTCGTCCTGGCCATCGACGCCGGAGACGCCCAATTCGGTTTCGGCACGTGCATAGAACGGCTCAAGCTCGTCGTAGCTGATCGGCCAGTCACGGCCGCGACCATACAACGACTTCAAGCGAAAATCGTTCGGCAGCATACGCCACAACGATGAACCGAAGTGCCACGTGGTACCGCCCACCACCCGCAGGTACGACGTGTTGTATTTGACCGGCCCGACCTGCTGCAAGTAATCGCCATAGGTCGACGGCGCATGCGGCAGGCTCGGGTACGGCGAGCCCGCGCCCTGCAGTTTGGCGTTGGCCAGCGACAGCTTGACCGGTGCATTGCGGAAGGTTTCCACGACGTCCCGGCGATTGACCCGGGGGCCAGCCTCAAGAACGATCACCGATTTATTGGCCTTGGCCAGTCCGGTCGCAATCAGCCCGCCCATCACACCGGAACCGATGATGACTACGTCGGCATCGAAATCAGCGTTGCTCATAGTTTGAAATCCTGTGGCGCTTTAGGTTTGGGACCCCATGAATCCGGGCCGCCACCGTAAGTAGGGATGATGAGGGTGCCGTGGGTCGGCCGGTACATCAGCGCTTCGCTGTAGCTGATCAGCTCGGCGTCGACCGGCTCGCCGACAATGCCCAAATACCAGGCCGAAATGATGCTGGTGGCCGTCGCCTTCAACGAGGGGTCCGCGTCGGCCAGCGCCAGGTAGTCATCGACGTGCTTGAGGCCACGCTCGGCGACCAGTTGCTTGAGGGCGATCACATTGGTCGAGAAATTTGGCGCACGTTTGTCCAGCGCTGCGTAGTAGCGTGCGGCCAGAACCGAGCTGACCGGGCGGCTGACCAGAAACTGCGACAAGGCCGCGAAATCCGCGTCCGTTTGGGCGGCAGCCAGGGCCGATTGCCATGGCATCAAACCGCCGACCAGGGCGGTCAGCCCCAGGGTGACCGAACCGCGCAGCAGGCTGCGACGAGAAAGCGCCAGTGCATTGATTGATGAGTCCATGATTCAAACCTCCCGACGTCGCCGACGGACAATAACGATCGCCGCCAAGGCAATCAGGATGCAGGCGATGACGATGGCCGGGACCGTGAACGTGGCCATCACCGCCAACGGCGCCTTGGGCCCACCTTCGCGAACCTGGGCCACATCGGCTGCGGTGACCGTCAGCGCGTCATTGCCGTATCGGGAAAGCACATAGTTGCTCACATCGGCGATCTGCTGGTCGTTGAGGCGGTCGGTGAACAGCGCATCCGGGCCGAAGGCCGGCATATCGATGGCGACACCGTCGACTTCGCGGTGTACGCCGTAGACGATCGCCGCGATCAGGTTGTCGCTGCGGCTGGTGGCCGTGTTGTGGAACAGCGACGGGTACTCCCGCGTGCCTTGGCCGTTTGCCTGATGGCAGTTGGCGCAGGTGCCGCTGAAGATATGCCAGCCCGGATTATCTTCCGGTTTGCCGCCACGCAGGGTCAGCTCATCACTGGAAGCCTGGCCGAACGCATGGCGTGCCTTGGACTCGCCGGTGTTGATCGGCTGGGTCTGCAGCAGGTAGGCAGCGATGGCCATAAGGTCGACATCGTCCAGGTGTTGCAGGCTGTGTTCGACCGCCTCGGCCATCGGCCCGGCGGCTTGCGCCTTGCCTTCAACATGGCCAGTACGCAGGTACGCCACCAGCTCATCGCTGGACCACGCGCCGATGCCACTGGTTTTGTCAGCGGTGATATTGGGTGCATACCAGCTGCCTAACGCGCCGCCGGCGAGGGGCTTGCTGTTATCGGCAGCCATCAGCACATTGCGCGGGGTGTGGCAGGTGTCGCAGTGGGCCAGGGCATTGACCAGAGTAGTCGCCCCGGTTCACCTGAGCGGATTTTGCGGGGTCCGGCGTGAAGCGTTTCTGGCTGTGAAACAAGGCGTTCCAGCCGAGCATGGAGGCGCGGATATTGAACGGGAAGTCGAGGTCGGTCTTGGGAGCCGTCGCGTCGACGGGCTGCACTTCGTGCATGAAGTACTGGTAGAGGTCCGCCACATCGGTGTCGGTCATCTTCGCGTAGGAGGTGTACGGCATGGCCGGGTAGAGATGGGTGCCGTCCGGCGTCACCCCATCTCTGACCGCACGGGCAAACTGCTCGGCGGTGTAGCCACCGATACCCGCTGTTTTGGAGGGCGTGATGTTGGTCGAATAAATCACCCCCATCGGCGAGCTGAGCGGGTAGCCACCGGCAAAGGGCTGCCCGCCTGGCGCGGTGTGGCATGCCACGCAATCCGCTGCAACCGCCAGGCGCTTGCCGGCTGACGCCGTGGCCTCCAGTGCTTGACCAGACGCACTCCCGGCCCCCCATACGACAAGCGTCAAGACGCCCGCCAAGGCATGCCTGATGCCTTTTTGCCCAACCGTTTTACGCGGCATGTCTGTTTACCCTACGCAACTGCACTCATGGCTTTCACGGATTCGTAAGCTCTAGCGGCTTATCGAATAATTCATGTTGTTATCAGACGTCATATGACGAGAAGGCGCGAATATTTCATGCCAAGCAATATTTGGCAACAGATTAAAAGGCCATTAGCCATCAATCTGTGCTTTTGAGAGAAGCGTCTAGATCAGCCTTCTCGGCGCGATATGAGTATTGGCCAGGGCAACACTAATGAGTTTTTTGCAGAAACAGGGCGGATTTTGGTAAATTTTCAGCATGCTTGGACGCATGTGCTGTCATCTCCAGTTTTCTGGAAAAACTGAAAAGGCTACAAATATCAATTATCTATTTGATAAATAAGGTTTTTTGTTATTAAAAATCCTCTCGAATCTTCATTGGCGGTTCATAGGGGCGCAGTGAATTCAATGCGTTAAAACCCCGTAAAACCCTCCAAAACCCCCGTTTTAGAGCGTTTAAACCACTCGAAATATCCAGTAACCCTTCAGTCCTGGACGCAGCTGTCGATAGAAGTACGACAACTGCCGCCATCCACCCCGGTGTCGGCCCTCACTTCGTTGATGAATTCAATCAGCATCTTTCCAGG
The genomic region above belongs to Pseudomonas poae and contains:
- a CDS encoding BON domain-containing protein — its product is MTVKRLSLLAIALCLGLSGCSTAITATRDTPIQDDKGTRTFGSKIDDSLIETKVEVNVAKAATDLGNGASRIVVTSFNGVVLLAGQTPRADLKAQAEQAAAAVQRVKKVHNELQVMDPITLLAISNDALLTTKIKAQMLTDNAIPGSRIKVVTDNGIVYLMGLLTQAEATRAANLVQGVSGVQKIVKVFEYID
- a CDS encoding GMC family oxidoreductase, translating into MSNADFDADVVIIGSGVMGGLIATGLAKANKSVIVLEAGPRVNRRDVVETFRNAPVKLSLANAKLQGAGSPYPSLPHAPSTYGDYLQQVGPVKYNTSYLRVVGGTTWHFGSSLWRMLPNDFRLKSLYGRGRDWPISYDELEPFYARAETELGVSGVDGQDESGQGGDAFPPRSIPYPMEGLKPSYMFTRLSEMLGKGGYNPILEPNGRATRPYGKRPPCAGNNNCNPVCPIAAKYDGSMHIDEAERHGAKVLENSVVYKIEAGDDGKITAIWYMRPDKSTHKLTARYFVLAAYGIESPKLLLMSTSDKYPNGIANSSDQVGRNLMDHTGISMNVMTKEDMWPGEGPTQLLVYLNSRDGAFRKDYPGYKIKVRNTVPTSQITSNLIAKGVLGSKLDEQIRLQSARSLNWAVDFETLPLPENRVTPSKTKFDAIGLPVPEIYYSVPDYWHAGKEKALEDFKRFATLLDADILSTDVGFQNRQHIMGTTIMGDDPKDSVVDRDCRSHDHANLFIAGTSVMPSSSCVNPTLTGAALSIRIADVLVSEV
- a CDS encoding sugar dehydrogenase complex small subunit, translating into MDSSINALALSRRSLLRGSVTLGLTALVGGLMPWQSALAAAQTDADFAALSQFLVSRPVSSVLAARYYAALDKRAPNFSTNVIALKQLVAERGLKHVDDYLALADADPSLKATATSIISAWYLGIVGEPVDAELISYSEALMYRPTHGTLIIPTYGGGPDSWGPKPKAPQDFKL
- a CDS encoding cytochrome c, whose protein sequence is MAADNSKPLAGGALGSWYAPNITADKTSGIGAWSSDELVAYLRTGHVEGKAQAAGPMAEAVEHSLQHLDDVDLMAIAAYLLQTQPINTGESKARHAFGQASSDELTLRGGKPEDNPGWHIFSGTCANCHQANGQGTREYPSLFHNTATSRSDNLIAAIVYGVHREVDGVAIDMPAFGPDALFTDRLNDQQIADVSNYVLSRYGNDALTVTAADVAQVREGGPKAPLAVMATFTVPAIVIACILIALAAIVIVRRRRREV
- a CDS encoding cytochrome c, which gives rise to MTLVVWGAGSASGQALEATASAGKRLAVAADCVACHTAPGGQPFAGGYPLSSPMGVIYSTNITPSKTAGIGGYTAEQFARAVRDGVTPDGTHLYPAMPYTSYAKMTDTDVADLYQYFMHEVQPVDATAPKTDLDFPFNIRASMLGWNALFHSQKRFTPDPAKSAQVNRGDYSGQCPGPLRHLPHPAQCADGCR